In Jaculus jaculus isolate mJacJac1 chromosome 2, mJacJac1.mat.Y.cur, whole genome shotgun sequence, the genomic window tctggagttcatttgcagaggctggaagccttggcgcgcccattctctctctctccctctatctgtctttctctctgtgtctgtcgctgtcaaataaataaataaataaataattttaaaaaaaaattaaaaaaaaagtatgtatgatGCTGGGAAGATTGTTGtggttaacggtgcttgcttgctgcttgcaaagccttccagtttGGGGTCAGTTACCAAGCCccctatgtaagccagagcaAAAAGGTGGTACAAccgtctggtattcatttgtagttgcacatgtacacatacatatatacacaaatagaAAGATAGATTAACCATAAtatgcaaaaaaagaaagcatgtgtGAAGGCATAGGTTCATCCCCAGTGCCattgtaaagaaaaatatttaactgaGAACTGATCAAAGGCCTAAGTTTAAAGCCATAAAAACTCTCTGAAGGAAACACAGCCATAAATCTTTATGACATAGGTTGCATTTGGCAATCATTCTTAGATGTAACACCAAAAGCACAAGCTACCATAGAAACTAACAAATCCAGTTTCCTCAATCTCAATTTTTTCTGCATTAAAATACActcaagggctgggtgtggtggtgcactcctttaatcacagcattcaggaggcagaaataggaggtttgccatgaattCGTGCCACACTgcgtctacatagtgaattccaggtcattctgggttggagcgagaacctaccttatATTGGTCAGGACTctctctctagaggaacagaaccaatagaatgattgtattaaaagggaatttattggattagtttatggcagtcctaCAATTGTAGTTtgtaggcctgagagtcaaggaagctGGTAGCTCTCAAattcatgaggctggatgcctcagcagtcctaatccAGGACTGGAGGCTTGGAGATGTCCTGGagagacactggtcttcagtccacactggaaagcagccagTAGCaccggcagccaggtgggagggggagATACTTTTCTTCCCccagcttccttagataaagcccccacTTCTGAGAgtggccacccactctggggaaaaAATTGTCCTcaatcctttctggaagcaacctcagagacccacttaagaagaatgtctgtggattcataaacagatcaagttgacacaaaacttaactatcatgtacctagggaaaaaaagtgtggtggcatgtgcctttaatctcagcactctggaggcagaggtaggatcaccatcaCTTAAGGCCaacctggtgctacagagtgagttccaagtcagcctgaacttgagactctgcctcaaaaaaaacaacaggtgttcacagctgctgctgccgcctTCTAGCTCGCTGAGCTTGCAGTTGTAGAAGAGGGAGGGGGGGTATGTGAGGAGGTCTTTATGCTATGGCCGGTGCAAAGCAGGCTGCCTGCAAATCCACTGGTGGTAAAGCACCCAAGAAGCAACTGGCTACAAAAGCAGTTCACAAGAGTGCGCCCTCTACTGGAGGGGTGAAGAAACCTCATCCTAGCAGGCCTGGTACTGTGGCACTCGGTGAAATTAGATGCTATCAGAAGTCCACTGAACTTCTGATTCGCAAACTGCCCTTCCAGCGTCTGGTGCGAGAAATTGCACAGGACTTCAAAACAGATCTGCGCTTTCAAAGTGCAGCTATTGGTACTTTGCAGGAGGCAAGTGAGG contains:
- the LOC101603291 gene encoding histone H3.3A-like — translated: MAGAKQAACKSTGGKAPKKQLATKAVHKSAPSTGGVKKPHPSRPGTVALGEIRCYQKSTELLIRKLPFQRLVREIAQDFKTDLRFQSAAIGTLQEASEAYLVGLFEDTNLCAIHAKRVTIMPKDIQLARCILGQRA